Proteins encoded by one window of Bauldia sp.:
- a CDS encoding L-glutamate gamma-semialdehyde dehydrogenase: MTALPPFSAAYAPDDESLIRRFIAETKLDAVGEARIDRLATALIEQIRASAGSIGGLEDFLREFALSTREGLALMVLAEALLRIPDNATQDKLIEEKLGGGDWEEHAGKHDTLFVAASIWALGLSSRIVEPGDTPRGIFAGMVRRLGQPAVRAATKQAMRVLGHHFVLGETIGDALRRAAPAEARGSRHSYDMLGEGARTAPDAERYLEAYASALTEIGKAAGSKSLPDRPGISVKLSALHPRYEAVKHERVLRELAPRLLSLARMAKQYDLNLTVDAEEADRLELSLAVVGAVAADASLAGWDGFGIAIQAYQKRATSVVAWMADLAASLDRRFMVRLVKGAYWDSEVKRAQERGLADYPVFTRKAATDQSYLAAARRLLDARERIYPQFATHNALTVASIVEMAGRVEGFEFQRLHGMGEALQEATAKQNVGVAWRIYAPVGGHRELLAYLVRRLLENGANSSFVAVVGDKNVPVASLLRRPAELLEGGMRVRHSRIPLPANMYMPSRRNSRGMEFGNAAELGALVAGVAKAEAPLQPVLDTPVEGIDAIMAAAQTAFASWSRVPATERAAALDRLADLLEADRDGLVALMAAEGGKTPVDGISEVREAADFCRYYAAEARRLFAGETMPGPTGENDRLVRRGRGVFVCISPWNFPLAIFLGQVTAALAAGNAVVAKPAEQTPRTAARAVALLHRAGIPAEAAQLAPGYGKIGAALVAHRLVAGVAFTGSTEVAWSINRALAAKQGPIVPLVAETGGINAMIVDATALPEQVADDVVTSAFRSAGQRCSALRLLCLQDDIADRMIAMIAGAAAELTVGDPRLPETDVGPVIDAEAKQNLDAHIAKMRAAPWAKIVYAGSAPAAGTFVPPHIIELDAPQRLDREVFGPVLHVVRWKARDLDALIDAIAATGYGLTLGVHSRIDETARHVIDRLPAGNVYVNRNMIGAVVGTQPFGGSGLSGTGPKAGGPDYLRRFALEQVVSVNTAAAGGNASLIAMGDD; the protein is encoded by the coding sequence ATGACCGCGCTCCCGCCGTTCTCCGCCGCCTACGCCCCTGACGACGAAAGCCTGATCCGCCGCTTCATCGCCGAGACGAAACTCGATGCCGTCGGCGAGGCGCGCATCGATCGCCTGGCGACGGCGCTGATCGAGCAGATCCGCGCCAGCGCCGGCTCGATCGGCGGGCTGGAAGATTTCCTCCGCGAGTTCGCGCTGTCGACCCGGGAAGGGCTGGCGCTGATGGTGCTCGCCGAGGCGCTGCTCCGTATCCCCGACAACGCCACGCAGGACAAGCTGATCGAGGAGAAGCTCGGCGGCGGCGACTGGGAGGAGCACGCCGGCAAGCACGACACGCTGTTCGTCGCCGCTTCGATCTGGGCGCTCGGCCTGTCGAGCCGCATCGTCGAGCCGGGCGACACGCCGCGGGGAATTTTCGCCGGCATGGTCCGCCGCCTCGGCCAGCCGGCCGTGCGTGCCGCGACCAAGCAGGCGATGCGCGTGCTCGGCCACCATTTCGTGCTCGGCGAGACCATCGGCGACGCGCTCCGCCGCGCGGCACCGGCGGAGGCCCGCGGCAGCCGCCATTCGTACGACATGTTGGGCGAGGGCGCCCGCACGGCGCCCGACGCCGAGCGCTACCTCGAGGCCTACGCAAGCGCGCTGACCGAGATCGGCAAGGCCGCCGGGAGCAAATCACTGCCCGACCGGCCGGGCATCTCGGTGAAGCTGTCGGCGCTCCACCCGCGCTACGAGGCCGTGAAGCACGAGCGCGTGCTGCGCGAACTGGCGCCGCGTCTGCTGTCGCTGGCGCGCATGGCGAAGCAATACGACCTCAACCTCACCGTCGATGCGGAAGAAGCAGACCGGCTCGAACTATCGCTGGCGGTGGTCGGCGCCGTCGCCGCCGATGCCTCGCTCGCCGGATGGGACGGCTTCGGCATCGCCATCCAGGCCTACCAGAAGCGCGCCACGTCGGTGGTGGCGTGGATGGCAGACCTCGCCGCGAGCCTCGACCGCCGTTTCATGGTGCGGCTGGTGAAGGGCGCCTACTGGGACAGCGAGGTGAAGCGCGCGCAGGAGCGCGGCCTGGCGGACTACCCCGTCTTTACCCGCAAGGCGGCGACCGACCAGTCTTACCTCGCTGCGGCGCGCCGCCTGCTTGATGCGCGGGAGCGCATCTATCCGCAATTCGCGACCCACAACGCGCTGACCGTCGCCTCGATCGTCGAGATGGCCGGCCGCGTCGAGGGCTTCGAGTTCCAGCGCCTGCACGGCATGGGCGAGGCGCTGCAGGAGGCGACCGCCAAGCAGAACGTCGGCGTCGCCTGGCGCATCTACGCGCCGGTGGGCGGCCATCGCGAATTGCTGGCATATCTCGTGCGCCGCCTGCTGGAGAATGGCGCGAACTCGTCGTTCGTCGCGGTGGTCGGCGACAAGAACGTGCCGGTGGCGAGTTTGCTGCGTCGTCCCGCCGAATTGCTGGAAGGCGGCATGCGCGTCCGCCACAGCCGCATTCCGTTGCCGGCTAACATGTATATGCCAAGCCGGCGAAATTCCCGCGGCATGGAATTCGGCAACGCCGCCGAACTCGGCGCCTTGGTCGCTGGCGTCGCCAAGGCGGAGGCGCCGCTGCAGCCGGTGCTCGACACGCCGGTGGAAGGCATCGACGCCATCATGGCCGCGGCGCAGACAGCCTTCGCGTCGTGGTCGCGCGTGCCTGCGACCGAGCGCGCCGCGGCGCTGGATCGCCTCGCCGATTTGCTCGAGGCCGACCGCGACGGCCTCGTCGCGCTGATGGCGGCCGAGGGTGGCAAGACGCCGGTCGACGGCATCTCCGAGGTGCGCGAGGCCGCCGACTTCTGCCGCTACTACGCCGCCGAAGCGCGGCGATTGTTCGCCGGCGAAACGATGCCCGGACCGACCGGCGAAAACGACCGCCTCGTCCGCCGCGGACGCGGTGTCTTCGTCTGCATCTCGCCGTGGAATTTCCCTCTGGCGATCTTCCTCGGCCAGGTGACCGCCGCGCTCGCCGCCGGCAATGCCGTCGTCGCCAAGCCGGCCGAACAGACGCCGCGCACCGCCGCCCGTGCCGTGGCGCTGCTCCACCGGGCCGGCATCCCGGCCGAGGCGGCGCAACTCGCGCCCGGCTACGGCAAGATTGGCGCCGCGCTGGTCGCCCATCGTCTGGTCGCCGGCGTCGCCTTCACCGGCTCGACCGAGGTCGCCTGGTCGATCAACCGCGCGCTCGCCGCCAAGCAGGGGCCGATCGTGCCGCTCGTCGCCGAGACCGGTGGCATCAACGCCATGATCGTCGATGCTACCGCATTGCCCGAGCAGGTCGCCGACGACGTCGTCACGTCGGCGTTCCGCTCGGCCGGCCAGCGCTGCTCGGCGCTGCGGCTGCTGTGCCTGCAGGACGACATCGCCGACCGCATGATCGCGATGATCGCGGGCGCGGCGGCTGAACTGACGGTCGGCGATCCGCGCCTGCCGGAAACCGACGTCGGCCCGGTGATCGACGCCGAGGCGAAGCAGAATCTCGACGCCCACATCGCGAAGATGCGCGCCGCGCCGTGGGCGAAGATCGTCTACGCCGGCAGTGCGCCGGCGGCCGGCACCTTCGTTCCCCCGCACATCATCGAGCTGGACGCGCCGCAACGTCTCGACCGGGAAGTCTTCGGCCCGGTGCTCCACGTCGTCCGCTGGAAGGCCCGCGACCTCGACGCTCTGATCGACGCGATCGCCGCGACCGGCTACGGCCTCACCCTCGGCGTCCATTCGCGCATCGACGAAACCGCCCGCCACGTCATCGATCGGCTGCCGGCAGGCAACGTCTACGTCAACCGCAACATGATCGGCGCGGTCGTCGGCACGCAGCCCTTCGGCGGCTCCGGCCTGTCGGGCACCGGGCCCAAGGCCGGCGGGCCGGACTATCTTCGCCGTTTCGCGCTCGAGCAGGTGGTGTCGGTGAACACCGCGGCGGCCGGCGGCAATGCTTCGCTGATCGCGATGGGCGACGACTAG